The window tagggtttagattttacaattaaaacaaaattatatgtcggtttgggtttacaaataaagtggttagggtttagattttacaattaaaacaaaattatatgtcggtttaggtttacaaatgagatggttagggtttagattttacaattagaatgaaactatatgtcggtttgggtttacaaatgagatggttagagtttagattttacaatttgaatgaaattatatattggtttgagtttataaaagagcagtttaagtttttatctttataataatgtatacagattttgttgtcttattttgtaaagaagTGAATGAATAAattcttaaatgtattatgacaTATCAGATTCCCATTGGTTAAAATAAAGAGAATTGAACGGTTCACTAAGTAccttaggagtgaacccaaAATTTTGGAGAAGCCGGCAAGGTCATAGGCGAGGCAGCGGGTTAATGGAACCGATCTAACTAAATGTTTTGTACGAATGGAAACCCGGTTATGGATCGATCAAATGTGAGCCGGTTATTTACATTATACACTTAAACCATTACAACCAATCTATTAAGTCGGTCCAGTTACATAAGCGAGAGTCTTAACCTTACTTGCAGTATGGGTCAAAGACTCGCTAAAATCTTCACAGCATCAATCAATCTGAATAAATCTCAAcattcttgtttcttgatttcatttGCCAGCGATGACTGGCTTGATCACATATTTATGTTTCTTACAATGTTGCGGATAAAtcctttttttagtttcaagccGCGAGTTGCAGAGACCCGCAAGCATCAGAAGCATGCTTGCCTTCTCTAAAAACCAAGTTTCCTCTCACAAATGTCGAAACCACTTTGCCTGATAATCTTCTTCCCAGATAAGCCGAGATACTCTGTATATAAAGTCACCACAAGCAAAGCAAACACATAACATAAAAGATTAGACCTTCGGGTTTCAACATTAGCTCTAAATTGGTATGTTTCTTGTAAATACTGTCTACGTACAGGATGTTTGAAGTGTATTGGATGTTCTTCATCTATCTCGAATTCGGCTTCAGGTTCCCACACTACAAGATCGGCCTGTTTTCCAACTTTAATCGCTCCCTGTAATTAAATCATACACAATTCCACCAATACTTATAATGCTGCGATCAGTAGAGAATATTGAAGCTGTAGTTCTTATATAGAGAATAAGGCAGGCACCTTAGAGTGTAGACCAGCGAGTTTGGAAGGCCTATCGCTCCACCAAGATACTACCTGCTCGAGCGTCACTCCGTACCGTTTCCCGTAAGACCATGTTACTGGAAGCACAAACTGCAAATTGGCTCCAACCAGATACAAAATTTCATGAGTTCTTTGTGCTCTCACAGTTTCTACATATTACCGGGCTTCATCATTACTAAGAATATCAATAACATTGATAATGAAGACATTGTTAAGACTTGTAATGAACCTGTAAAGACGATATCCCACCCCATGCTTTCAAGAAGTTACCATCACTCAGGAGTTTGAGTTCAGGCTTTGTAGGTGAATGATCAGAGCTCAACATATCAATGTCTCCTTtctaaatcataattaaaacGTCAGAATCAAGGAACTGAGCACGCATAAGGTATAAAGGATTTCAAATGGAAAATATTATACCATCATAGCTTCCCACAACTTTTCTCTATTGGCTGCATCACGTATAGGAGGGGAGCATTTGAAACGAGTATCACCTTCTGGAATCTCTTCGGCTGAGAAAGCTAGATAATGTGGGCATGTTTCAACAGTAACACTATCTCCTTTGCCTTTTGCTTCCTTTAATCCAACCAAATATGATGGTTTTAGCAATGAGGAACACCCAAATGATCATAGTAATATTAACTGCCAAAAATCGCAAATACCTTTATCAAATCCAAGGAAGAACTGGCATCAGATAAATGCACAATATGAACATGAGCTCCTTCTGCAGAACCACCAATCCGTGTGTTTTCAGTAACCGATAATAGGTTTCGGATTGCTCCCTCCTCCCTAATTTCTCAGATAAAGATTTGGTTTCAGGTACAATAACCATTATATAGGAATTTGTAAAGAGTGAAAGAACTCAATGTTTGTGTCTCACCATGAAGTTGGCCTGGTTTTTAAATAAGTCAGATAAGAACGCGGATCATTTTCACTTCCATCTTCAATCTCCGATTCTTTCTCTATCTCAGCGTGAACAAGCAATGGTCTTCTATACTTAGCTAATACTGATAGTCCTTCCTGCAGAAACAAAGAGCCAATCAACAATTCCGTAATAATTCTTGAATCATGAGAAAGAAGCATAAGACTCAAGAAAGAAAACCTTTATATGAGTGATGTTTGTCATTGGGAAATCATTGATTCCTGATGGACACATAAAAGACTGAAAAAGATTAAGACAAGAAGTCATGTTAGACACTTAAAACCTGAAAAGCAAGACACAGCTTCATAAGGATTCAAAGGACACATGATACCTACCTTGAGACCAAGAACTCCAGCATCTAAGAGAGACTCAAGAGCACTTGAGTTGAGTGCATTGTCAGGTACCAGACCTCCCCAGAACCCTAGAgtatacaaatatttagggaACATGTATTCAGTATTGAATCAACAGATGTGGTTAAGGTTTGATAGCAAAGAGTGTTTACCAACATTAACATGTATTCTGTTTTTCGCAGCTTCAATCTGCAAAAGATGCACGCATTGCTCGATTTCAGATCAACCAAGGCTGTAAGAATAGTGTGGAGCTTACCAACTGGAAAACTAAAGTGGATGGCTTTACCTTGAGTTTCAAAGTTTCAGGAGATACAGTAGAAGGGCAACTGTTTAAGGGCATATCAACCAATGTAGTTATTCCACCTGCCAGACAAAAGACAATATCAAGCAGGTAAGCGCGAAGAGACAAAACAGAACACACTCTTGAAACTAGAACAGTCTCAGTAAGAGAAACATACCAGCAGCTGCAGCTTTTGTTCCAGAAGGAAACCCTTCCCATTCACTTCTTCCGGGATCATCAAGATGAGCATGCCTTTTAAACCAACACAAGAAAAGTTCCAAGATTTTAGGGCGATATAGCAGAAACTAGAACAAAGATCGAATCATAATATATGGTTTCAAAAAGATAAACATACACATCAATGAGACCAGGCATGAGGACAGCTTCTCCATAGTCAATCACTTTCACTCGACTCCTTTGACTCTTATGCCAATCAACTTCCTTCACCAACGACACAATAATGCCTCCATCCACCTCCACTGATCAAACAAATCAAGAGTATGCTAACTAGAAATAATAGATGCTTCCATAGAATTTCCAAAGCTTTGATCAACAACCACTAGAAACGTACCAGAACCAGAGATGACACCATCGGGAGTGACGATGCGTTTACTAGAGATCCAGTAATgatcatgaggaagaagactacACTTCTTATTATTCCCCTGCGTTTCCTAACCATCATCAATAAACAAACACATCGGAATCAGTTTTTTTGGCCCTGTTAATCAATCAGATAACAGAGAAGTCGGTTTTGAGAAATCGAAACCTGGAAAGAGCGAGGGGAAGCGAAGAAGATGTATAAAAGAGCAGCGATGAGAGCTAGAAGAGGCAATAATCTCCATTGAAGCAGAGTCctctccatctctttctctctctatctctctggtCTGTGAGACTGAGAGGTCTCTCTTATTGGTTAAAAGATTGGACCCACTTGGATtatgaaaacattattaaaccGAAAAGATTCCTTAAGATTCGGTTATCGAACGCTCTGAGACTCTGTAAAGACCGTTAGATTGTGTGAATGATTCATAAGATGGACGGTTGtgatgagagagagatatcGAGAGCAACTTGGAGTATGTCCAGATTCCTCCGTCATATGGTTGGTTGGTTCACTTGTGTGCGCATTCAAGtccaactaaaaatattttcttaaaatacttctttttaaaaaaaatactttttctaGCTAGTGGCTCGTTGGTAGCATTAAAGCATTAAGCATGGGTCAGTGTTTGTGACTACGAGCTAGAGTGATCAGACACaattaccaaacaaaacaaaacaaaaattattgatgtaactAAATCTTAAGATACCAATTTAGAGCTAATGGTTAAAATACTATGACATTCAAAACCACAGAGTTTGAACTGCTTAGAGTTTGACATGTCATTCTTTTATTGGAAAAGATCAAGCCTCATAGGATATCATAATCATTTGCTCGAATTCAATACCATGCatgtatatggttttttttatttttttatttggtttttgatttatttttatttctctcaaagattttgatattttctggTTCTCCAGATCTTTTGATATGTTGAAGGTCCGTCTACATAAGATTCTACCAAATGCTTAGGGAAATTATGAGGtgattttttttcagatttccAAATATGCatgtttgttcttttcttcttcttttgtttgttgggaAATATACCCAGATTTGTGTTATAGGTTagcaaaaaaactatatttatgcTTATGAAGTGtggaaaaataaggaaaatatatgaGGATTTAGTGTATTTACGATTAGTCATACTTAATTTTTGATCTTACGTTGATAAATTTTGGGACTGGTTCTTTATACAATTGGTTTACTCATCTTTTAAATATACCCAATTGTTTTCTAGGTTAATTATTTGACGCATAAATTTGTTTACTGACTATGTAAACATTATGTATACTGACtatgtaattttaatttgacaTCAATGAAATTCTTTGCCATAAAAGACAGCAAttactaataaattaattaaattaaaataaataaaaataaaaattaacaatgaaTGTGATGGTCACaccttaataaaaaaaattgctccattctttccctttttaatatatat is drawn from Camelina sativa cultivar DH55 chromosome 8, Cs, whole genome shotgun sequence and contains these coding sequences:
- the LOC104707653 gene encoding allantoinase isoform X1; translated protein: MERTLLQWRLLPLLALIAALLYIFFASPRSFQETQGNNKKCSLLPHDHYWISSKRIVTPDGVISGSVEVDGGIIVSLVKEVDWHKSQRSRVKVIDYGEAVLMPGLIDVHAHLDDPGRSEWEGFPSGTKAAAAGGITTLVDMPLNSCPSTVSPETLKLKIEAAKNRIHVNVGFWGGLVPDNALNSSALESLLDAGVLGLKSFMCPSGINDFPMTNITHIKEGLSVLAKYRRPLLVHAEIEKESEIEDGSENDPRSYLTYLKTRPTSWEEGAIRNLLSVTENTRIGGSAEGAHVHIVHLSDASSSLDLIKEAKGKGDSVTVETCPHYLAFSAEEIPEGDTRFKCSPPIRDAANREKLWEAMMKGDIDMLSSDHSPTKPELKLLSDGNFLKAWGGISSLQFVLPVTWSYGKRYGVTLEQVVSWWSDRPSKLAGLHSKGAIKVGKQADLVVWEPEAEFEIDEEHPIHFKHPSISAYLGRRLSGKVVSTFVRGNLVFREGKHASDACGSLQLAA
- the LOC104707653 gene encoding allantoinase isoform X2 — protein: MERTLLQWRLLPLLALIAALLYIFFASPRSFQGNNKKCSLLPHDHYWISSKRIVTPDGVISGSVEVDGGIIVSLVKEVDWHKSQRSRVKVIDYGEAVLMPGLIDVHAHLDDPGRSEWEGFPSGTKAAAAGGITTLVDMPLNSCPSTVSPETLKLKIEAAKNRIHVNVGFWGGLVPDNALNSSALESLLDAGVLGLKSFMCPSGINDFPMTNITHIKEGLSVLAKYRRPLLVHAEIEKESEIEDGSENDPRSYLTYLKTRPTSWEEGAIRNLLSVTENTRIGGSAEGAHVHIVHLSDASSSLDLIKEAKGKGDSVTVETCPHYLAFSAEEIPEGDTRFKCSPPIRDAANREKLWEAMMKGDIDMLSSDHSPTKPELKLLSDGNFLKAWGGISSLQFVLPVTWSYGKRYGVTLEQVVSWWSDRPSKLAGLHSKGAIKVGKQADLVVWEPEAEFEIDEEHPIHFKHPSISAYLGRRLSGKVVSTFVRGNLVFREGKHASDACGSLQLAA